From the Kitasatospora viridis genome, one window contains:
- the proB gene encoding glutamate 5-kinase, whose amino-acid sequence MSEQTLRQDVLTARRIVVKVGSSSLTTAAGGLDADRVDALVDALARRLDEADPPEIVLVSSGAIAAGLAPLGLDRRPKDLARQQAAASVGQGLLVARYTASFARYGRRVGQVLLTAEDASRRAHYRNAYRTLDQLLAMGAVPVVNENDTVATAEIKFGDNDRLAALVAHLVRADLLVLLSDVDGLYDGDPSKPGTQRIAEVSGPQDLAGVEIGSAGKAGVGTGGMVTKVEAARIATGAGIPVVLTAARHAADALAGRPTGTLFHRTGSRSADRLLWLAHASTPRGALHLDEGAVRAVVEGGKSLLPAGVTGVDGEFVAGDPVDLLAENGHIVARGLVNFDARELPRLLGRSTRDLAQELGAAYEREVIHRDDLVVLRG is encoded by the coding sequence ATGAGCGAGCAGACACTGCGTCAGGACGTGCTGACGGCCCGTCGGATCGTGGTCAAGGTCGGCTCCTCCTCGCTCACCACGGCCGCCGGCGGGCTGGACGCCGACCGGGTGGACGCCCTGGTGGACGCGCTGGCCCGGCGGCTCGACGAGGCCGACCCGCCGGAGATCGTGCTGGTCTCCTCCGGCGCCATCGCGGCCGGGCTGGCCCCGCTCGGGCTGGACCGGCGGCCCAAGGACCTGGCCCGCCAGCAGGCCGCGGCCAGCGTCGGCCAGGGCCTGCTGGTGGCCCGCTACACCGCCTCCTTCGCCCGCTACGGGCGCCGGGTCGGCCAGGTGCTGCTGACCGCCGAGGACGCCAGCCGCCGCGCGCACTACCGCAACGCCTACCGCACCCTGGACCAGCTGCTGGCGATGGGCGCCGTGCCGGTCGTCAACGAGAACGACACGGTCGCCACCGCCGAGATCAAGTTCGGCGACAACGACCGGCTGGCCGCGCTGGTCGCCCACCTGGTCCGGGCCGACCTGCTGGTGCTGCTCTCCGACGTCGACGGCCTCTACGACGGCGACCCGAGCAAGCCCGGCACCCAGCGGATCGCCGAGGTGAGCGGTCCGCAGGACCTGGCGGGCGTCGAGATCGGCAGCGCGGGCAAGGCCGGGGTCGGCACCGGCGGCATGGTGACCAAGGTCGAGGCCGCCCGGATCGCCACCGGCGCGGGCATCCCGGTGGTGCTCACCGCCGCCCGGCACGCCGCCGACGCGCTGGCCGGCCGCCCCACCGGCACGCTCTTCCACCGCACCGGCTCGCGCAGCGCCGACCGCCTGCTCTGGCTGGCGCACGCCAGCACCCCGCGCGGCGCGCTGCACCTGGACGAGGGCGCGGTGCGGGCCGTGGTGGAGGGCGGCAAGTCGCTGCTCCCCGCCGGGGTGACCGGGGTGGACGGGGAGTTCGTGGCCGGTGATCCGGTGGACCTTCTTGCCGAAAACGGCCACATCGTGGCCCGTGGCCTGGTCAACTTTGATGCGAGGGAGCTGCCGCGCCTGCTCGGAAGGTCGACGCGGGACCTGGCCCAGGAGCTGGGCGCCGCGTACGAGCGCGAGGTCATCCACCGGGACGACCTGGTCGTGCTGCGCGGCTGA
- a CDS encoding M48 family metallopeptidase produces MTDSTRAAGPADKVPSRRRQRFPEISTRAWEHPADRSALVALRKLTGFDDVLKKLAGLVSERSVRLMFLATAVKTSERQYPELFDMVRDAAYVLDLEQVPDLYVTQDPRVNAMCIGMDAPVIVLTTGLVELLDEEELRAVIGHEVGHAMSGHAVYRTMLLILTNLASRIGWVPLGNLAIMALVTALKEWFRKAELSCDRAGLLVGQDPQASMRGLMKLAGGHNLGEMNVDAFLEQAEEYEKAGDLRDGVLKLLQVLPQSHPFAVVRVAKLKQWSESEEYRSIMAGAYPRRGDDPQAKVGEQWRAAADSYGKSIKESKDPLFSLLRDIADGAGSVGGKLRDTFTGAGKNGTGQEEGEEK; encoded by the coding sequence ATGACCGATTCCACCCGAGCCGCCGGCCCGGCCGACAAGGTGCCGAGCCGCCGCCGGCAGCGGTTCCCGGAGATCTCCACCCGCGCCTGGGAGCACCCGGCCGACCGGTCCGCGCTGGTCGCCCTGCGCAAGTTGACCGGGTTCGACGACGTGCTGAAGAAACTGGCCGGCCTGGTCTCCGAGCGCAGCGTGCGGCTGATGTTCCTGGCCACCGCGGTGAAGACCTCGGAGCGCCAGTACCCGGAGCTGTTCGACATGGTCCGGGACGCCGCCTACGTGCTCGACCTGGAGCAGGTCCCGGACCTGTACGTGACCCAGGACCCCAGGGTCAACGCGATGTGCATCGGGATGGACGCCCCGGTGATCGTGCTGACCACCGGCCTGGTCGAGCTGCTGGACGAGGAGGAGCTGCGGGCCGTGATCGGCCACGAGGTCGGGCACGCGATGTCCGGCCACGCGGTCTACCGGACGATGCTGCTCATCCTCACCAACCTGGCCAGCCGGATCGGCTGGGTGCCGCTCGGCAACCTGGCGATCATGGCCCTGGTCACCGCGCTCAAGGAGTGGTTCCGCAAGGCCGAACTCTCCTGCGACCGGGCCGGCCTGCTGGTGGGTCAGGACCCGCAGGCCTCGATGCGCGGCCTGATGAAGCTGGCCGGCGGCCACAACCTCGGCGAGATGAACGTGGACGCCTTCCTGGAGCAGGCCGAGGAGTACGAGAAGGCCGGCGACCTGCGCGACGGCGTGCTCAAGCTGCTCCAGGTGCTGCCCCAGTCCCACCCGTTCGCGGTGGTCCGGGTGGCCAAGCTCAAGCAGTGGTCGGAGAGCGAGGAGTACCGCTCGATCATGGCCGGCGCCTACCCGCGCCGGGGCGACGACCCGCAGGCCAAGGTGGGCGAGCAGTGGCGGGCGGCCGCCGACTCCTACGGGAAGTCGATCAAGGAGAGCAAGGACCCGCTGTTCTCGCTGCTGCGCGACATCGCGGACGGCGCCGGCTCGGTGGGCGGCAAGCTGCGCGACACCTTCACCGGCGCCGGCAAGAACGGCACCGGCCAGGAGGAGGGCGAGGAGAAGTAG
- a CDS encoding histidine phosphatase family protein — MTSRAGGPRIVFWRHGQTSWNLESRFQGSTDIPLTETGREQARRAARLLAGLGPDLLVSSDLQRAADTAGELARLTGLDVCHDAGLRETYAGSWQGLTHTEIRERFPHEYDAFRRGEPVRRGGGELASEVADRAVPVVLTAFEKLPADGTLVVVSHGGTIRTMLGRLLGLDPALWEVLGGLSNCCWSVLGRGAHGWRLQEHNAGTLPEPVIGDES, encoded by the coding sequence CTGACCAGCCGCGCGGGGGGACCGCGGATCGTCTTCTGGCGGCACGGCCAGACCTCCTGGAACCTGGAGTCCCGGTTCCAGGGCAGCACCGACATTCCGCTCACCGAGACCGGCCGCGAGCAGGCCAGGCGCGCCGCCCGGCTGCTCGCGGGGCTCGGGCCCGACCTGCTGGTCTCCTCCGACCTGCAGCGGGCCGCCGACACCGCCGGCGAACTCGCCCGGCTCACCGGCCTGGACGTGTGCCACGACGCCGGCCTGCGGGAGACGTACGCGGGCAGCTGGCAGGGCCTGACCCACACCGAGATCCGCGAGCGGTTCCCGCACGAGTACGACGCGTTCCGGCGCGGCGAGCCGGTCCGCCGCGGCGGCGGCGAGCTGGCCAGCGAGGTGGCCGACCGCGCCGTCCCCGTGGTGCTGACCGCCTTCGAGAAGCTGCCCGCGGACGGCACCCTGGTGGTGGTCAGCCACGGCGGCACGATCCGCACCATGCTCGGCCGGCTGCTCGGCCTGGACCCCGCGCTCTGGGAGGTCCTCGGCGGGCTGTCCAACTGCTGCTGGTCGGTGCTGGGCCGCGGCGCCCACGGCTGGCGGTTGCAGGAGCACAACGCCGGGACCCTGCCGGAGCCGGTGATCGGCGACGAGTCCTGA
- a CDS encoding OFA family MFS transporter: MRPTALLLNRATATPPPLPTRPPLARRVGRRRGLLAAAVVVNQLAYGAVYSWSILSAGLQSPTGGFALGRDEAGLPFATAHAVVFIGTVLGGLLLTVRQRPDGTPGTRSRQSPRRIAALAGLLYAGGYLLAGCAHGRSDFWLVLLGYGGISGVGLGLGYIVPTTMLQRWFPGHRALAAGVATGGFGLGSVLSAPLFRLLVAHFAADPARVLLVLGAVFLVTTLGGAAFFGDPPVLAALPAQSGAAGLRPAQALRTRHWYLLTLILFCNTAAGISMLSVVAPAAGSLTGLGPAMAAVLTGVLGVFNTVGRPLWGWLSGRTGLLNAFVLMLLAQGIGLLALSQARSPWLFLAVAALICLCFGGGFATMPAVVSEFFGLAHAGAVYGLMLIGWGMAGLAGPLTVAWLAARYSYSAAFLVLGAATVAAALLPRLTGRPQRG; the protein is encoded by the coding sequence GTGCGTCCAACCGCCCTGCTCCTCAACCGCGCCACCGCGACACCCCCGCCGCTGCCGACCCGACCCCCGCTGGCCCGCCGGGTCGGCCGGCGGCGCGGGCTGCTCGCCGCCGCCGTGGTGGTCAACCAGCTCGCCTACGGCGCGGTGTACTCCTGGAGCATCCTCTCGGCCGGCCTGCAGTCACCGACCGGCGGTTTCGCACTCGGCCGGGACGAGGCCGGACTGCCGTTCGCCACCGCGCACGCCGTGGTCTTCATCGGCACCGTGCTCGGCGGGCTGCTGCTGACGGTCCGCCAGCGGCCGGACGGCACCCCGGGCACCCGGTCCCGGCAGTCGCCGCGCCGGATCGCCGCACTGGCCGGGCTGCTCTACGCGGGCGGCTACCTGCTGGCCGGCTGCGCGCACGGCCGCTCCGACTTCTGGCTGGTGCTGCTCGGCTACGGCGGGATCAGCGGGGTCGGCCTGGGGCTCGGCTACATCGTGCCGACCACCATGCTGCAGCGCTGGTTCCCCGGGCACCGGGCGCTGGCCGCCGGGGTGGCCACCGGCGGGTTCGGCCTCGGCTCGGTGCTCAGCGCGCCGCTCTTCCGGCTGCTGGTGGCGCACTTCGCGGCCGATCCGGCCCGGGTGCTGCTGGTGCTCGGCGCCGTCTTCCTGGTCACCACGCTGGGCGGCGCCGCCTTCTTCGGCGACCCGCCGGTGCTCGCCGCGCTGCCCGCGCAGAGCGGCGCGGCGGGCCTGCGGCCGGCCCAGGCGCTGCGCACCCGGCACTGGTACCTGCTGACCCTGATCCTGTTCTGCAACACCGCCGCCGGGATCAGCATGCTCTCGGTGGTCGCCCCGGCGGCCGGCAGCCTGACCGGGCTCGGCCCCGCCATGGCCGCCGTGCTGACCGGTGTGCTCGGCGTCTTCAACACGGTGGGCCGCCCGCTCTGGGGCTGGCTCTCCGGCCGCACCGGCCTGCTGAACGCCTTCGTGCTGATGCTGCTGGCGCAGGGGATCGGGCTGCTGGCGCTCTCCCAGGCGCGCTCGCCCTGGCTGTTCCTGGCGGTGGCCGCGCTGATCTGCCTCTGCTTCGGCGGCGGGTTCGCCACCATGCCGGCGGTGGTCTCGGAGTTCTTCGGCCTCGCGCACGCCGGCGCCGTCTACGGGCTGATGCTGATCGGCTGGGGCATGGCCGGGCTGGCCGGCCCGCTGACGGTGGCCTGGCTGGCCGCCCGGTACTCCTACTCGGCGGCCTTCCTGGTGCTCGGCGCGGCCACCGTGGCGGCGGCCCTGCTGCCCCGGCTGACCGGGCGGCCGCAGCGCGGCTGA
- a CDS encoding helix-turn-helix transcriptional regulator translates to MTALAERSDPARTAPEPTRRTELAAFLKACRARVSPQDVGLPPGLRRRTPGLRREEVAQLAGVGVTWYTWLEQGRPINASDQVMTAVSRALLLDEVERDHLFRLAGLPTGELSDLICPSVDPAMQVILDGLATMPAAICNRRYDVLAFNPAYDALFPGATRATAPHGRGNSLWCALTTPDCCNPFLNRDDELPRMVGVLRAAYASHVGEPIWENYLRELCAVSGRFRQLWESQQVAPATTVLKVFRHQAVGEIRVKASYLTMPGSPEVYMVVYTPEGRLDRERLEWVTAHPDAPVADHEHH, encoded by the coding sequence ATGACCGCGCTGGCCGAACGCTCCGACCCCGCCAGAACCGCCCCCGAACCCACCCGCCGGACCGAACTCGCCGCCTTCCTGAAGGCCTGCCGGGCCCGGGTCTCCCCGCAGGACGTCGGCCTGCCGCCCGGCCTGCGCCGCCGCACCCCCGGCCTGCGCCGCGAGGAGGTCGCGCAGCTCGCCGGGGTCGGGGTCACCTGGTACACCTGGCTCGAACAGGGCCGCCCGATCAACGCCAGCGACCAGGTGATGACCGCGGTCTCCCGCGCGCTGCTGCTGGACGAGGTCGAGCGGGACCACCTGTTCCGGCTGGCCGGCCTGCCCACCGGCGAACTGTCCGACCTGATCTGCCCCTCGGTCGACCCGGCGATGCAGGTCATCCTGGACGGGCTGGCGACGATGCCGGCCGCGATCTGCAACCGCCGCTACGACGTGCTCGCCTTCAACCCGGCCTACGACGCGCTCTTCCCCGGCGCCACCCGCGCCACCGCCCCGCACGGGCGCGGCAACTCGCTCTGGTGCGCGCTGACCACGCCGGACTGCTGCAACCCGTTCCTGAACCGGGACGACGAGCTGCCCAGGATGGTCGGGGTGCTGCGCGCCGCCTACGCCTCCCACGTCGGCGAGCCGATCTGGGAGAACTACCTGCGCGAACTGTGCGCGGTCAGCGGGCGGTTCCGGCAGCTCTGGGAGAGCCAGCAGGTGGCGCCGGCCACCACGGTGCTCAAGGTGTTCCGGCACCAGGCGGTCGGCGAGATCCGGGTCAAGGCCTCCTACCTGACCATGCCGGGCTCCCCCGAGGTCTACATGGTGGTCTACACCCCCGAGGGCCGGCTGGACCGGGAGCGGCTGGAGTGGGTGACCGCACACCCGGACGCGCCCGTCGCCGACCACGAGCACCACTGA
- a CDS encoding MFS transporter, with protein sequence MTDLQTSRPHSAAVPAQADRPARGGRPGLVLALILTGQFMAILDVAVVNVAAPTISTDLHASGAGLQMVIAGYTIAYAVLLITGARLGARYGHRQLFQLGLAGFTIASLACGLAPTTATLIGFRFLQGIGSALMVPQVMSLIQKTFTGAPRARALGVYTAVIAGGSVVGQVLGGVLVSADLFGSAWRPVFLINVPIGLVLLALGHRTLPHLPKDRERRLDLVGLLVLAVAIGLLVVPLVLGHELHWPLWGWLMLAGSVLAFGLFAQVERRIARRGGQPLIHGRVLGSPGLAAGAGALFLIMFNFSGFLFAFAMHLQAGLGDSPLRAGLTFAPVAVGFGVSGLHWHRLPKRLHLPLPMIGLLVGGVGYLALGVLVSGGRQLDLGVELLLLVNGVAAGFAYSPLFARALSRVAPADAPDASGVMVTMVQLGQVVGVSLLGTIFLGAVNFPARASASGHAMEVTTVFMIVGAVIAAGFALRTRRAANLG encoded by the coding sequence ATGACGGACCTTCAGACCAGTCGGCCGCACTCGGCGGCCGTCCCCGCGCAGGCCGACCGGCCCGCCCGCGGCGGGCGCCCGGGCCTGGTGCTCGCACTCATCCTGACCGGCCAGTTCATGGCCATCCTGGACGTCGCCGTGGTGAACGTCGCGGCCCCCACCATCAGCACCGACCTGCACGCCTCCGGCGCCGGCCTGCAGATGGTGATCGCCGGCTACACCATCGCCTACGCGGTGCTGCTGATCACCGGCGCCCGGCTCGGCGCCCGGTACGGCCACCGCCAGCTCTTCCAACTCGGCCTGGCGGGCTTCACGATCGCCTCGCTGGCCTGCGGTCTGGCCCCGACCACCGCGACCCTGATCGGCTTCCGGTTCCTCCAGGGCATCGGCTCGGCGCTGATGGTCCCGCAGGTGATGAGCCTGATCCAGAAGACCTTCACCGGCGCCCCGCGGGCCCGTGCGCTCGGCGTCTACACGGCCGTCATCGCGGGCGGCAGCGTGGTCGGGCAGGTGCTGGGCGGGGTGCTGGTCAGCGCCGACCTCTTCGGCAGCGCCTGGCGCCCGGTCTTCCTGATCAACGTGCCGATCGGGCTGGTGCTGCTCGCGCTCGGCCATCGCACGCTGCCGCACCTGCCGAAGGACCGGGAGCGCCGGCTCGACCTGGTCGGCCTGCTGGTGCTGGCGGTCGCGATCGGCCTGCTGGTGGTGCCGCTGGTGCTCGGCCACGAGCTGCACTGGCCGCTCTGGGGCTGGCTGATGCTGGCCGGCTCGGTGCTCGCCTTCGGCCTGTTCGCGCAGGTCGAGCGGCGGATCGCGCGGCGCGGCGGGCAGCCGCTGATCCACGGCCGGGTGCTCGGTTCGCCGGGCCTGGCCGCCGGCGCGGGCGCGCTCTTCCTGATCATGTTCAACTTCTCCGGCTTCCTCTTCGCCTTCGCCATGCACCTGCAGGCGGGCCTGGGCGACAGCCCGCTGCGGGCCGGTCTGACCTTCGCGCCGGTGGCGGTCGGGTTCGGGGTCTCAGGGCTGCACTGGCACCGGCTGCCGAAGCGGCTGCACCTGCCGCTGCCGATGATCGGCCTGCTGGTGGGCGGGGTCGGCTACCTGGCGCTGGGGGTGCTGGTGAGCGGTGGTCGGCAGCTGGACCTCGGGGTCGAACTGCTGCTGCTGGTGAACGGTGTGGCGGCCGGCTTCGCCTACAGCCCGCTCTTCGCCCGGGCGCTCAGCCGGGTCGCACCGGCCGACGCCCCGGACGCCAGCGGTGTGATGGTCACCATGGTGCAGCTGGGGCAGGTGGTCGGCGTCTCGCTGCTCGGCACGATCTTCCTGGGCGCGGTGAACTTCCCGGCCCGGGCCTCGGCCTCCGGCCACGCGATGGAGGTCACCACCGTCTTCATGATCGTCGGAGCCGTGATCGCCGCGGGCTTCGCCCTCCGCACCCGGCGCGCGGCGAACCTCGGCTGA
- the rsfS gene encoding ribosome silencing factor: protein MTATEHSQELINVAAQAAADKLAHNVVAFDVSDVLSITDAFLIASATNDRQVKSIAEEIEDQLREKLDIKPVRREGEREGRWILLDYLDIVVHVQHSEERSFYSLDRLWKDCPELPLPEDALATRNRPEDAATDDAGNAVGFLQDLS, encoded by the coding sequence GTGACCGCAACCGAACACTCGCAGGAACTCATCAACGTCGCCGCCCAGGCCGCGGCCGACAAGCTGGCGCACAACGTCGTCGCCTTCGACGTCAGCGACGTGCTGTCGATCACCGACGCCTTCCTGATCGCCTCGGCCACCAACGACCGCCAGGTGAAGTCGATCGCCGAGGAGATCGAGGACCAGCTGCGCGAGAAGCTGGACATCAAGCCGGTGCGTCGCGAGGGCGAGCGCGAGGGCCGCTGGATCCTGCTCGACTACCTGGACATCGTGGTGCACGTGCAGCACTCCGAGGAGCGCTCCTTCTACTCGCTCGACCGGCTCTGGAAGGACTGCCCCGAGCTGCCGCTGCCCGAGGACGCGCTGGCCACCCGCAACCGTCCCGAGGACGCCGCGACCGACGACGCCGGCAACGCCGTCGGCTTCCTCCAGGACCTGAGCTGA
- the nadD gene encoding nicotinate-nucleotide adenylyltransferase: MTGESRPQRRRRLGVMGGTFDPIHHGHLVAASEVASAFHLDEVVFVPTGEPWQKSDRTVSPAEDRYLMTVIATAENPQFSVSRIDIDRGGPTYTVDTLRELRAQHPGADLFFITGADALSQILSWHDADELISLAHFIGCTRPGHTLTDPGLPAGGVSLVEVPALAISSTDCRMRVAKGEPVWYLVPDGVVRYIDKRALYRDAG, translated from the coding sequence ATGACGGGAGAGAGCAGGCCGCAGCGGCGCAGGCGCCTCGGGGTGATGGGCGGGACCTTCGACCCGATCCACCACGGCCACCTGGTGGCGGCCAGTGAGGTGGCGAGCGCGTTCCACCTCGACGAGGTGGTCTTCGTGCCCACCGGGGAGCCCTGGCAGAAGAGCGACCGGACGGTCTCGCCGGCCGAGGACCGCTACCTGATGACGGTGATCGCCACCGCCGAGAACCCGCAGTTCTCGGTCAGCCGGATCGACATCGACCGCGGCGGCCCGACCTACACCGTGGACACCCTGCGCGAACTGCGGGCCCAGCACCCCGGCGCCGACCTGTTCTTCATCACCGGCGCGGACGCGCTCTCCCAGATCCTCTCCTGGCACGACGCCGACGAGTTGATCTCGCTGGCCCACTTCATCGGCTGCACCAGGCCGGGCCACACCCTCACCGACCCAGGGCTGCCGGCCGGCGGCGTCTCGCTGGTCGAGGTGCCGGCACTGGCGATCTCCTCCACGGACTGCCGGATGCGGGTGGCCAAGGGCGAGCCGGTCTGGTACCTCGTGCCGGACGGAGTGGTGCGCTACATCGACAAGCGCGCGCTCTACCGGGACGCCGGCTGA
- a CDS encoding LCP family protein: MTGTADRNGPDDGDWAAGVHPQAQAQQQQPYGEYYAQPEYQGYAEPAQHYQGEQAYQGQGYQQQPFYDQQQGYGQPVYEQPGYEQPYQQPSYEQSGYEQQGYQQPGYGQPYQQPYYQEYPAEPQYPAAPAQAAAAAPVAPPQPPAPAPPAPPAPRRPRQEAPKPAPAAEPAPERSEMVGGSRPAGRPKTQQDSYQTGEFTFVDEEAEESEDVIDWLKFAESRSERRDERRRKLRTRLLAGAVALLLVGGGTVGYLWANGTLFGSPTAAQATGGRNVVVVHLHELTGKVSTALLVNDSSGHKGSILLLPDTLQLPSPNGGTVDTGDALNTIGAAPVRDALATMLGAPVKGTWRLDTPYLQLLVSQIGGIKVDTDVQITGPDGKVLVEKGSQRTLTGDAAVAYATYQGQGETRDTQLRRFGQVLSALIAAMPNDLPDAQDDVHRIGAVLDPSLPEQALAGVLVQLNQQSAAGHLSTSELPVKPDGSIDEATAGAMVKQVLGGTVHTAAVTNAPARVGLVDATGTGGNAQSAQTQVINAGLTFVPNGGTAPAQAASEIRYTDDARAAAAHSLAQSLGLPDSAVKKVTDPQTVDLLVVLGKDYQPPKTQ, from the coding sequence GTGACCGGAACGGCAGACCGCAACGGGCCCGACGACGGCGACTGGGCCGCCGGGGTCCACCCGCAGGCCCAGGCCCAGCAGCAGCAGCCCTACGGGGAGTACTACGCCCAGCCGGAGTACCAGGGGTACGCCGAGCCGGCGCAGCACTACCAGGGCGAGCAGGCCTACCAGGGCCAGGGCTACCAGCAGCAGCCGTTCTACGACCAGCAGCAGGGCTACGGCCAGCCGGTCTACGAGCAGCCCGGCTACGAGCAGCCGTACCAGCAGCCGTCGTACGAGCAGTCCGGGTACGAGCAGCAGGGGTACCAGCAGCCCGGCTACGGGCAGCCGTACCAGCAGCCGTACTACCAGGAGTACCCCGCCGAGCCGCAGTACCCGGCGGCCCCCGCGCAGGCGGCCGCCGCCGCGCCGGTCGCACCGCCCCAGCCCCCGGCGCCCGCCCCGCCGGCGCCCCCCGCGCCGCGGCGCCCGCGGCAGGAGGCGCCGAAGCCCGCCCCGGCCGCCGAGCCCGCCCCCGAGCGCTCCGAGATGGTCGGCGGCAGCCGGCCCGCCGGCCGCCCGAAGACCCAGCAGGACTCCTACCAGACCGGCGAGTTCACCTTCGTCGACGAGGAGGCGGAGGAGTCCGAGGACGTCATCGACTGGCTGAAGTTCGCCGAGTCGCGCTCCGAGCGCCGGGACGAGCGCCGCCGCAAGCTGCGCACCCGGCTGCTCGCCGGCGCCGTGGCGCTGCTGCTGGTCGGCGGCGGCACGGTCGGCTACCTGTGGGCCAACGGCACGCTCTTCGGCAGCCCGACCGCCGCGCAGGCCACCGGCGGGCGCAACGTGGTGGTGGTCCACCTGCACGAGCTGACCGGCAAGGTGAGCACCGCGCTGCTGGTCAACGACAGCTCGGGCCACAAGGGTTCGATCCTGCTGCTGCCGGACACCCTGCAGCTGCCCTCGCCGAACGGCGGCACGGTGGACACCGGCGACGCGTTGAACACCATCGGCGCCGCCCCGGTCCGGGACGCGCTGGCCACCATGCTCGGCGCCCCGGTGAAGGGCACCTGGCGGTTGGACACCCCCTACCTGCAGCTGCTGGTCTCGCAGATCGGCGGGATCAAGGTGGACACCGACGTCCAGATCACCGGCCCCGACGGCAAGGTGCTGGTCGAGAAGGGCAGCCAGCGCACCCTCACCGGCGACGCCGCGGTCGCCTACGCCACCTACCAGGGCCAGGGCGAGACCCGGGACACCCAGCTGCGCCGGTTCGGCCAGGTGCTCTCCGCGCTGATCGCCGCGATGCCGAACGACCTGCCGGACGCCCAGGACGACGTGCACCGGATCGGCGCCGTGCTCGACCCCTCGCTGCCCGAGCAGGCGCTGGCCGGCGTGCTGGTGCAGCTCAACCAGCAGTCCGCGGCGGGGCACCTGAGCACCAGTGAGCTGCCGGTCAAGCCGGACGGCTCGATCGACGAGGCCACCGCCGGAGCGATGGTCAAGCAGGTGCTCGGCGGCACCGTGCACACCGCCGCGGTGACCAACGCACCGGCCCGGGTCGGACTGGTGGACGCCACCGGCACCGGCGGCAACGCGCAGTCCGCCCAGACCCAGGTGATCAACGCCGGTCTGACCTTCGTGCCGAACGGCGGCACCGCGCCGGCCCAGGCGGCCAGCGAGATCCGCTACACCGACGACGCCCGGGCGGCCGCCGCGCACTCGCTGGCGCAGAGCCTGGGGCTGCCGGACAGCGCGGTGAAGAAGGTCACCGACCCGCAGACCGTCGACCTGCTGGTGGTGCTCGGCAAGGACTACCAGCCGCCGAAGACCCAGTAG
- a CDS encoding glutamate-5-semialdehyde dehydrogenase — MTTTDSPVLATARRARTAAAALAPLPRSAKDAALLAIAEALTARAAEITAANAEDVERARAAGTADSVIDRLALTEQRIAAIAEDVRRVAGLPDPVGEVLRGYTLPNGLDVRQVRVPLGVVGIIYEARPNVTVDAAALCLKSGNAVLLRGSGSAYRSNTALVEVLRDAVEGAGLPADAVQLVPGESRDSVTELMRARGLVDVLIPRGGASLIKAVVEGSTVPVIETGTGNCHVYVDAQTDLAMAVGILLNSKAQRVSVCNAAETLLVHKDVAAQFLPLALAALAEAGVTVHGDEAVRALAAGTPATVLPATDEDWAAEYLSLDLAAAVVDSLDAAVEHIRRWSSGHTEAIVTTSQAAARRFTQLVDSTTVAVNASTRFTDGGEFGFGAEIGISTQKLHARGPMGLPELTSTKYIVTGDGHVRG; from the coding sequence ATGACGACCACTGACAGCCCCGTCCTCGCCACCGCGCGGCGCGCCCGTACGGCCGCCGCCGCACTCGCCCCGCTGCCGCGCTCGGCCAAGGACGCCGCGCTGCTGGCGATCGCCGAGGCGCTGACCGCGCGGGCCGCCGAGATCACCGCGGCCAACGCCGAGGACGTCGAGCGGGCCCGGGCGGCCGGCACCGCGGACTCGGTGATCGACCGGCTGGCGCTGACCGAGCAGCGGATCGCCGCGATCGCCGAGGACGTCCGCCGGGTGGCCGGGCTGCCCGACCCGGTCGGCGAGGTGCTGCGCGGCTACACCCTGCCGAACGGGCTGGACGTGCGTCAGGTCCGGGTCCCGCTGGGCGTGGTGGGCATCATCTACGAGGCCCGGCCGAACGTCACGGTGGACGCGGCGGCGCTCTGCCTGAAGTCCGGCAACGCGGTGCTGCTGCGCGGCTCGGGCTCCGCGTACCGCTCCAACACCGCGCTGGTCGAGGTGCTGCGGGACGCCGTCGAGGGCGCCGGGCTGCCGGCCGACGCGGTGCAGCTGGTGCCGGGCGAGAGCCGCGACTCGGTGACCGAGCTGATGCGGGCCCGCGGCCTGGTGGACGTGCTGATCCCGCGCGGCGGCGCCTCGCTGATCAAGGCGGTGGTGGAGGGCTCCACCGTGCCGGTGATCGAGACCGGCACCGGCAACTGCCACGTCTACGTGGACGCCCAGACCGACCTGGCGATGGCCGTCGGCATCCTGCTCAACTCCAAGGCCCAGCGGGTCAGCGTGTGCAACGCGGCCGAGACCCTGCTGGTGCACAAGGACGTCGCCGCGCAGTTCCTGCCGCTCGCGCTGGCCGCGCTGGCCGAGGCCGGGGTGACGGTGCACGGCGACGAGGCGGTGCGCGCGCTCGCCGCGGGCACGCCCGCCACCGTGCTGCCGGCCACCGACGAGGACTGGGCCGCCGAGTACCTCTCGCTGGACCTGGCCGCCGCCGTGGTGGACTCGCTGGACGCCGCCGTGGAGCACATCCGCCGCTGGTCCTCCGGGCACACCGAGGCGATCGTCACCACCTCGCAGGCCGCCGCCCGGCGCTTCACGCAGCTGGTGGACTCGACCACCGTCGCGGTCAACGCCTCCACCCGGTTCACCGACGGGGGCGAGTTCGGCTTCGGCGCCGAGATCGGCATCTCCACCCAGAAGCTGCACGCCCGCGGCCCGATGGGGCTGCCGGAGCTGACCTCGACCAAGTACATCGTGACCGGCGACGGGCACGTGCGGGGTTAG